The DNA segment CTCCTTTTGGTTATAACCTTGAAGACGGTGGAAAGTTATCTATCAATGAAAGAGAAGCTCAAATTGTGAATGAAATTTATGAACTTTTTATTGCAGGTAATACGATTCAGAATATCAGTAAAAAATTTGATATAAATCCTAGAAGGCTTTCACGGATCCTTTCCAATGTCATTTATATAGGAAAATTAAAAGTAAATGAAACTGAAATGATTAATGATAAAAGAATTTATCACAAAACTTATGAAACAATTAAAGGGCAACATGAACCAATAATTTCAGAAGATACTTTCAAATTAGCTAATTCTTTAAAAAGGAAAAAGCCTAAAAAATATAAAAAAGGTAAATTTATTTTAAATAATATTTACTGCTGGACTGGTGATAGAATGTATCCAGCGGCATCTGAAAATGGAAGGCAAGAATACTACGCAACTTCTGCTACTGCATCTGTTAGAAGAGTAGTTGATAGGGAATTTTTGGAAAAACTTGTTCTCGACAATATATTAAATTTTAAATTTAATACACTTAATGAAGATATAGAAGCAATTGATTATCAGAAAAGAAAAGATTTTTACATAAAAGAGTTGAATAAATTAAAAGTAAATGAAACAAAATTATTAAAAAAATACCTTGATGGCTATATTTCTGAAGAACTTTTTGAAAAATTTACTCTTGAAAATAAAAATAATATAGCAACCACAGAAAAGAAATTACAGGAACTTAATAATTTAATTCTTAATAATGAAAAACAAGAAGACAATGCAAAATTGCTAATAGAGTATATAAAACTATTAAAAGAAACAAAAGATAGAGCAAAGTTAGCACATATTTTAAGTATATTGATATCTGAAGTTAGGCTGATAAATAATTTTAGGTGTGTTGTTATTACAACTATATTTTAAAAACTAAAGGAGGTGATGTCAATGATTCTATACGATAAAATTTTAAAAACTTACAGTAAAAAAGAATTAAATGAAATGGCAGACCCTCGTACAGCTAGAAAGATTTACTACGCAAGAGGAACTATCCCTTTAGAAAAAGCAGCAAAAATATTTAATCTTGATAAAATAAAATACACTGTTGAAGATGCAATTAAAGATTATAATATTGATAAATCATATAAGCAATACAAATATGCATTCAAGATTTTTAAAAAGGGATACAGTATCAGAGGAATATCTGAAAAATATGGGTTAACTGATGCATTAAGTTATCAATTAAAAAGAGAAATAAATTTCACAAGTAAAGCCATCAACAGTCATTACATAATAGATATATTAGATATAAAGGTAGATATTTCTAATTTTACCTTTGACATTTATGAAGATCATCTAGAGCTTTTTGGAGATAAAAATGATTTAATAAAATTTAAGGAAAAATATAATATAAATTATGATATAATTTTTGAGCCATTCAAAAAACAGTGGCATATAGCTTTTGATGGCATGCTTTGTGACTGGATTAAATTACATAAATAGAAAAAGGAGTATACACTCCTTTTTTATTTGCTTGATTTTATTATATTTTATACATTTAGTTGTGTCTATGGACAACGCGACCATCAGCTTGATTTGCACATACTATAGTCATCTCTGCAATATGCACATTAGCTGGAAGGTTTGCGACGTAAGCAACACTGTCAGCTATATCATCTGGAGTTAAAGGTTCTATTCCTTTATATACTTTTTCAGCTCTTTCTTTATCTCCTTTGAATCTAATCATACTAAAGTTTGTCTCTACAAGTCCTGGTTTGATATCTGTAACCTTTATCTTAGTGTCAACCAGGTCTATTCTAAGTCCATCTGATAAAGTCTTAATTGCTGCCTTTGAAGCACAGTAAACTGCTCCACCAGCATAAGCAGCATCTCCAGCTACAGATCCCATATTAATTATTGTACAAGGTACATCTCTTTTTAGCATTAAAGGTACAACAGCATTATTTACATATAACATTCCTTTAACATTTGTATCAAAAACAGTATCAATATCTTCATTGCTATTTAGATATAGCTTATCAAGTCCAAAAGCAAGTCCAGCATTATTAACTAAAATATCAATAGCTTTCCATTCTTCAAGAAGTCCATTTATTTTTTCTACAACAGCTTTTGAATCTCTAACATCAAGAGGCATAACATAAACTTTTATTTTATGTTCTTTCTCAAGTTTTTCCTTCAGTTCATTAAGCACGCTTTCTCTTCTTGCAGCAATAATCAAGTTCATACCAAATTCTGCTAATTTTACTGCACATGATCTTCCAATCCCACTTGTTGCACCTGTAATAAATGCAATTTTTCCTTTTAATCTGTTCTCATTAACCATTTCCAAATCCCCCTTGTTTTTATGTAATAATTAACTTTCAATATATGCTTTTTTTATTTTTTCTGCTGTATCATACATATTGCTGTCAACATCTATATCAACTCTGAAATCACATGAAATTTTATAGAGCCAGTCTCTTTTATCATGTAATTCCTTTATTTTTTCAAACATATTTTCAACATTTAAAAGTGGTCTTGTTTTACTATTTTTTACTCTTTCATAAATACATTCTACAGTGCAATCAAGATAGACAATAAAAGAGGTTTCTTTGAGATTTTTGATGTTTTCATTATCAATGATAACACCTCCACCTGTAGAGATAACAATATTATTATTTAGAGACTCATGAAGAACTATCTCTCTTTCTAACTGTCTAAAATACTGTTCTCCCTTTTCAGCAAATATCTCATTGATGCTCTTTTTTTCCTGTGCTGCTATCATTTTATCTATATCAATAAATTTCATATCAAGATATTTGGCTAATATCTTTCCTATGGTTGTTTTTCCACTTCCCATAAAGCCAATTAATGCAATATTATCCTTCATTAGGTCCTCCTTTGTCTATTATAACATGTATAATTTCATTATGAAAGATTATTGCCTTAATTTTTCTTTTTATTATCCAAAGGATTAAATCCCTCACCTAACACTTCAGAAACATCTGTAATAGTTACAAAGGCTTTGGGATCTGTCTGTCTCACAATGTTTTTAAGTTTTCCAAGCTCAAATTTGCTTACAACGCAGTAAACTATAGGAAGAGCAGAGTGACTATAACCACCCTCTCCATTGATAATTGTTATTCCTCTTCCAGTTTCATTCATAATACGCTCTCTTAGAATCTCATATTTATGGGATATTATAGTAACACCTTTAGATTTCTTTAACCCTTCCTGGAAATAATCTACAGTTTTTGATGAGATAAGCATTCCTATAAGGGTGTACATCACTATTCTTTGTCCAAATATAAGACCTGCGATACTTAAAATTATCAAATCCATAATAAAAAGCGTTCTTCCAATTGGGATATCAAAGTACTTATTTAATACTATGGAAATTATATCAGTTCCACCTGTTGATCCATTCATCATAAAGATAATTCCTAATCCCATCCCAATTACAAGTCCACCATAAATTGCTGCAAGCATCACATCTTCAGTTGGATACTTTAAATTATGAGTAAGTGCAATAAATGCTGACATACACAAAGTTCCATATATGGTTTTGAAAAGAAAAGAACGTCCTACAAATTTCCATCCTATTAACAGCAATGGAATATTTATTAAAAAATACGCAATACTAACAGGAAATTTAATAAGGTAATAAAGAATTAAACATACCCCTGTAACACCACCTTCAGCAAGGTGATTTGCTATAAAAAAATAGTTTAAAGCAGTGGCATAAAGTAAACAACCTATTGTTATCCCTGCGTATTCCTTTAAAATTTTGTAATTTTTCTTTTCCATTCCGCCACTCTCCTAGTCCTCTTTTTTAAGTATCTCTTCCTTAACATTAACATCCAACTTATTATAAGGAATTTCAATATTTGCATTGTTAAACTCTTTAATTATTTGAGCTAACAATTCACTTCTCACTCTATAATACCCTTCTCTTTTAGTCCAAACTAAGAAAAGAATATTTACTGCTGAATCTGCATATTCCATTATATTTACAAAGTTAGGTTTGTCATGTTCAAGACCAGGG comes from the Fusobacterium sp. DD2 genome and includes:
- a CDS encoding shikimate kinase yields the protein MKDNIALIGFMGSGKTTIGKILAKYLDMKFIDIDKMIAAQEKKSINEIFAEKGEQYFRQLEREIVLHESLNNNIVISTGGGVIIDNENIKNLKETSFIVYLDCTVECIYERVKNSKTRPLLNVENMFEKIKELHDKRDWLYKISCDFRVDIDVDSNMYDTAEKIKKAYIES
- a CDS encoding recombinase family protein, whose amino-acid sequence is MNNRGLEIGSSVKRAAIYIRESTKFQDPDAQERECRAYCNEHNFNIVKIYRDIASGKKNDRKGFLKMLDDLDNDKFDVLVLWELSRSTRDFITYKSLLDTLNENNKELHSLQEGILTQDDIDVEFSNDIRALINVHERKRVGRRIKYRLKFKTQEGLWTNGKAPFGYNLEDGGKLSINEREAQIVNEIYELFIAGNTIQNISKKFDINPRRLSRILSNVIYIGKLKVNETEMINDKRIYHKTYETIKGQHEPIISEDTFKLANSLKRKKPKKYKKGKFILNNIYCWTGDRMYPAASENGRQEYYATSATASVRRVVDREFLEKLVLDNILNFKFNTLNEDIEAIDYQKRKDFYIKELNKLKVNETKLLKKYLDGYISEELFEKFTLENKNNIATTEKKLQELNNLILNNEKQEDNAKLLIEYIKLLKETKDRAKLAHILSILISEVRLINNFRCVVITTIF
- a CDS encoding SDR family NAD(P)-dependent oxidoreductase codes for the protein MVNENRLKGKIAFITGATSGIGRSCAVKLAEFGMNLIIAARRESVLNELKEKLEKEHKIKVYVMPLDVRDSKAVVEKINGLLEEWKAIDILVNNAGLAFGLDKLYLNSNEDIDTVFDTNVKGMLYVNNAVVPLMLKRDVPCTIINMGSVAGDAAYAGGAVYCASKAAIKTLSDGLRIDLVDTKIKVTDIKPGLVETNFSMIRFKGDKERAEKVYKGIEPLTPDDIADSVAYVANLPANVHIAEMTIVCANQADGRVVHRHN
- a CDS encoding YitT family protein, which gives rise to MEKKNYKILKEYAGITIGCLLYATALNYFFIANHLAEGGVTGVCLILYYLIKFPVSIAYFLINIPLLLIGWKFVGRSFLFKTIYGTLCMSAFIALTHNLKYPTEDVMLAAIYGGLVIGMGLGIIFMMNGSTGGTDIISIVLNKYFDIPIGRTLFIMDLIILSIAGLIFGQRIVMYTLIGMLISSKTVDYFQEGLKKSKGVTIISHKYEILRERIMNETGRGITIINGEGGYSHSALPIVYCVVSKFELGKLKNIVRQTDPKAFVTITDVSEVLGEGFNPLDNKKKN